The following proteins are co-located in the Nerophis ophidion isolate RoL-2023_Sa linkage group LG04, RoL_Noph_v1.0, whole genome shotgun sequence genome:
- the LOC133551880 gene encoding E3 ubiquitin-protein ligase TRIM37-like isoform X1 produces MDEQSVESIAEVFRCFICMEKLRDARLCPHCSKLCCFSCIRRWLTEQRAQCPHCRAPLQLRELVNCRWAEEVTQQLDTLQLCNLTKHEDNDKDKCENHHEKLSVFCWTCKKCICHQCALWGGMHGGHTFKPLVEIYEQHVTKVKEEVAKLRRRLMELISLVQEVERNVEAVRGAKDERVREIRNAVEMMIARLDNQLKNKLITLMGQKTSLTQETELLESLLQEVEHQLHSCSKSELISKSPEILLMFQQVHRKPMQSFVTTPVPPDFTSELVPAYDSSTFVLVHFSTLRQRADPVYSPPLQICGLCWRLKVYPDGNGVVRGNYLSVFLELSAGLPETSKYEYRVEMVHQASSDPSKNIIREFASDFEVGECWGYNRFFRLDLLASEGYLNMQTDTLVLRYQVRSPTFFQKCRDQYWYISQLETAQSGYIQQINNLKERLAIELFRHRSSRSSSPHDLRLASASERDPRAAKSDGDIQTTLSKAKKGSEDDERTQHDDSNELSDGDLEVECLTEEEVNPLDCSSTSGSSTATSNTEENDIDEETMSGENDVDFIGNLDTEEGELPDDLDGASGASSSSLRSSHRSRGASGGGGAIASGVSGSSSLLDMDPSILMQLLDMKEHNNVESLWGLQPRQPVILHHSQAGMSSRKERERRPQVVRRSAPDSEVLVRLKAQMAEVRSKMSDVNSRVLEARASAEPRPGPSGVFSAEEVPSHHVDPETARKHAELAQLVRAVRSRPGRPVRKSLSVLLEGSSATVGKHPSPEETEKDVRGAETTADVSMHTKDAADEGVKGPDGDQVSVSDQVCSSNTCRTREDVYSLVTSAFLAESKKCATRTLGVTSFRRLDCESESSGTSHQSWLDGLLSSQPMSGDEGHFSSDPPPSVLVVATTSSESETEEEEEEEEALQGTNSLHYNSQTPPCTGESEDMTDR; encoded by the exons ATGGACGAGCAAAGTGTTGAA AGCATCGCCGAGGTGTTCCGCTGCTTCATCTGCATGGAGAAGCTGAGGGACGCCCGCCTCTGCCCGCACTGTTCCAAGCTCTGCTGCTTCAGCTGCATACGA CGCTGGCTGACGGAGCAGCGAGCGCAGTGTCCCCACTGTCG AGCGCCACTGCAGCTGAGGGAGCTGGTGAACTGCCGCTGGGCCGAGGAGGTCACTCAGCAGCTGGACACGCTGCAGCTCTGTAACCTCACCAAGCACGAAGACAACGACAAAGACAA GTGTGAGAATCACCATGAGAAGCTGAGTGTCTTCTGTTGGACCTGTAAGAAATGCATCTGCCACCAGTGCGCCCTATGGGGAGGCATG CACGGAGGCCACACCTTTAAGCCTCTGGTGGAGATCTACGAGCAGCATGTCACCAAGGTGAAGGAGGAGGTGGCCAAACTGCGACGCCGCCTCATGGAGCTCATCAGCCTGGTGCAGGAAGTG GAGAGGAACGTGGAGGCCGTGAGGGGAGCGAAAGACGAGAGAGTCCGTGAGATCCGTAATGCGGTGGAAATGATGATCGCTCGTCTGGACAACCAGCTTAAGAACAAACTTATCACACTCATGG GCCAGAAGACGTCCTTGACCCAGGAGACGGAGCTGCTGGAGTCTTTGCTGCAGGAGGTGGAGCATCAG CTTCACTCCTGCAGTAAGAGTGAGCTGATCTCCAAGAGTCCAGAGATCTTGCTCATGTTCCAGCAGGTCCACAGGAAGCCTATGCAGTCCTTCGTCACCACGCCGGTCCCGCCGGACTTCACCAG TGAGCTGGTTCCTGCCTACGACTCCAGCACTTTTGTCTTGGTCCACTTCAG caCTCTGAGGCAGCGAGCTGACCCGGTCTACAGCCCCCCTCTTCAGATATGTGGCCTCTGTTGGAGACTGAAAGTCTACCCA GACGGCAATGGTGTGGTTCGTGGAAACTATTTGTCTGTCTTCTTAGAACTGTCCGCTGGACTCCCTGAAACCTCAAA GTACGAGTACCGCGTGGAGATGGTCCACCAGGCCTCCAGCGATCCCAGCAAGAACATCATTCGCGAGTTTGCCTCGGACTTTGAGGTGGGCGAGTGCTGGGGCTACAACCGCTTCTTCAGGCTGGACCTGCTGGCCAGCGAGGGCTACCTGAACATGCAGACGGACACTCTGGTGCTCAG GTACCAGGTGCGATCCCCCACCTTCTTCCAGAAGTGCAGAGATCAGTACTGGTACATCAGCCAGCTGGAGACCGCCCAGAGTGGATACATCCAGCAGATCAATAACCTTAAAGAG AGGCTTGCCATCGAACTGTTTCGCCATCGATCCTCACGCAGCTCCTCCCCTCACGACCTGAGGCTAGCATCGGCCTCTGAAAGGGATCCCCGTGCGGCCAAGAGTGACGGTGACATTCAGACCACGCTGAGCAAAGCCAAAAAGGGAAGCGAAGACGACGAGAGAACCCAGCACGATGACTCAAAC GAGCTATCCGATGGCGACCTGGAGGTGGAATGCCTCACAGAGGAGGAGGTGAACCCGCTGGACTGCAGCAGCACCTCAGGGAGCTCCACGGCCACCAGCAACACTGAGGAGAACGACATCGATGAAGAAACCAT GTCAGGCGAGAATGATGTGGACTTTATTGGAAACCTCGACACAGAGGAAGGAGAACTTCCTGATGACCTGGATGGAGCCTCTG GTGCTTCCAGCTCCTCTCTGCGTTCGTCTCATCGCAGCCGCGGCGCCAGTGGAGGGGGCGGAGCTATTGCCAGTGGCGTTAGCGGGTCAAGCAGCCTACTGGACATGGACCCGTCCATCCTGATGCAGCTGCTGGACATGAAGGAGCACAACAATGTGGAGTCTCTGTGGGGGCTTCAGCCTCGCCAGCCTGTTATTCTCCACCACAGTCAAG CCGGCATGTCCTCCAGGAAGGAGCGGGAGCGACGCCCTCAGGTAGTGCGCCGATCGGCCCCTGACTCAGAGGTCCTCGTCCGCCTTAAAGCTCAGATGGCTGAGGTCCGCAGCAAGATGTCGGACGTCAATAGCCGGGTGCTGGAGGCTCGCGCATCTGCTGAGCCTCGGCCGGGTCCGTCCGGAGTCTTCAGTGCCGAGGAGGTGCCGTCGCACCACGTCGACCCGGAGACCGCTCGCAAACATGCTGAGCTGGCACAACTGGTCAGAGCGGTCCGATCCAGGCCTGGCCGGCCAG TCAGGAAATCCTTGTCGGTGCTTCTGGAAGGCAGCAGTGCTACGGTCGGGAAGCACCCCAGTCCAGAGGAGACGGAGAAGGACGTGAGAGGAGCAGAAACAACTGCCGACGTCAGCATGCATACCAAAGATGCTGCAGACG AAGGAGTGAAGGGACCAGACGGGGACCAGGTGTCAGTCAGCGACCAGGTGTGTTCGTCCAACACCTGCAGGACAAGAGAGGACGTGTACTCCTTGGTCACGTCTGCCTTCTTGGCCGAGAGCAAGAAGTGCGCCACAAGAACTCTGGG CGTCACTTCTTTCCGCAGGTTGGATTGTGAATCGGAAAGTTCAGGAACCTCCCATCAGTCCTGGCTGGATGGACTTTTGTCCTCACAGCCGATGTCTGGCGATGAAGGACATTTCTCCTCAG ACCCGCCGCCCTCCGTCCTGGTGGTGGCGACCACGAGCAGCGAGAGTGAAaccgaggaggaagaggaggaggaggaagctcTGCAGGGCACCAACTCTCTACACTACAACAGCCAGACTCCGCCCTGCACAG GTGAGTCTGAAGATATGACTGACAGGTGA
- the LOC133551880 gene encoding E3 ubiquitin-protein ligase TRIM37-like isoform X2: MDEQSVESIAEVFRCFICMEKLRDARLCPHCSKLCCFSCIRRWLTEQRAQCPHCRAPLQLRELVNCRWAEEVTQQLDTLQLCNLTKHEDNDKDKCENHHEKLSVFCWTCKKCICHQCALWGGMHGGHTFKPLVEIYEQHVTKVKEEVAKLRRRLMELISLVQEVERNVEAVRGAKDERVREIRNAVEMMIARLDNQLKNKLITLMGQKTSLTQETELLESLLQEVEHQLHSCSKSELISKSPEILLMFQQVHRKPMQSFVTTPVPPDFTSELVPAYDSSTFVLVHFSTLRQRADPVYSPPLQICGLCWRLKVYPDGNGVVRGNYLSVFLELSAGLPETSKYEYRVEMVHQASSDPSKNIIREFASDFEVGECWGYNRFFRLDLLASEGYLNMQTDTLVLRYQVRSPTFFQKCRDQYWYISQLETAQSGYIQQINNLKERLAIELFRHRSSRSSSPHDLRLASASERDPRAAKSDGDIQTTLSKAKKGSEDDERTQHDDSNELSDGDLEVECLTEEEVNPLDCSSTSGSSTATSNTEENDIDEETMSGENDVDFIGNLDTEEGELPDDLDGASGASSSSLRSSHRSRGASGGGGAIASGVSGSSSLLDMDPSILMQLLDMKEHNNVESLWGLQPRQPVILHHSQAGMSSRKERERRPQVVRRSAPDSEVLVRLKAQMAEVRSKMSDVNSRVLEARASAEPRPGPSGVFSAEEVPSHHVDPETARKHAELAQLVRAVRSRPGRPVRKSLSVLLEGSSATVGKHPSPEETEKDVRGAETTADVSMHTKDAADEGVKGPDGDQVSVSDQVCSSNTCRTREDVYSLVTSAFLAESKKCATRTLGLDCESESSGTSHQSWLDGLLSSQPMSGDEGHFSSDPPPSVLVVATTSSESETEEEEEEEEALQGTNSLHYNSQTPPCTGESEDMTDR, from the exons ATGGACGAGCAAAGTGTTGAA AGCATCGCCGAGGTGTTCCGCTGCTTCATCTGCATGGAGAAGCTGAGGGACGCCCGCCTCTGCCCGCACTGTTCCAAGCTCTGCTGCTTCAGCTGCATACGA CGCTGGCTGACGGAGCAGCGAGCGCAGTGTCCCCACTGTCG AGCGCCACTGCAGCTGAGGGAGCTGGTGAACTGCCGCTGGGCCGAGGAGGTCACTCAGCAGCTGGACACGCTGCAGCTCTGTAACCTCACCAAGCACGAAGACAACGACAAAGACAA GTGTGAGAATCACCATGAGAAGCTGAGTGTCTTCTGTTGGACCTGTAAGAAATGCATCTGCCACCAGTGCGCCCTATGGGGAGGCATG CACGGAGGCCACACCTTTAAGCCTCTGGTGGAGATCTACGAGCAGCATGTCACCAAGGTGAAGGAGGAGGTGGCCAAACTGCGACGCCGCCTCATGGAGCTCATCAGCCTGGTGCAGGAAGTG GAGAGGAACGTGGAGGCCGTGAGGGGAGCGAAAGACGAGAGAGTCCGTGAGATCCGTAATGCGGTGGAAATGATGATCGCTCGTCTGGACAACCAGCTTAAGAACAAACTTATCACACTCATGG GCCAGAAGACGTCCTTGACCCAGGAGACGGAGCTGCTGGAGTCTTTGCTGCAGGAGGTGGAGCATCAG CTTCACTCCTGCAGTAAGAGTGAGCTGATCTCCAAGAGTCCAGAGATCTTGCTCATGTTCCAGCAGGTCCACAGGAAGCCTATGCAGTCCTTCGTCACCACGCCGGTCCCGCCGGACTTCACCAG TGAGCTGGTTCCTGCCTACGACTCCAGCACTTTTGTCTTGGTCCACTTCAG caCTCTGAGGCAGCGAGCTGACCCGGTCTACAGCCCCCCTCTTCAGATATGTGGCCTCTGTTGGAGACTGAAAGTCTACCCA GACGGCAATGGTGTGGTTCGTGGAAACTATTTGTCTGTCTTCTTAGAACTGTCCGCTGGACTCCCTGAAACCTCAAA GTACGAGTACCGCGTGGAGATGGTCCACCAGGCCTCCAGCGATCCCAGCAAGAACATCATTCGCGAGTTTGCCTCGGACTTTGAGGTGGGCGAGTGCTGGGGCTACAACCGCTTCTTCAGGCTGGACCTGCTGGCCAGCGAGGGCTACCTGAACATGCAGACGGACACTCTGGTGCTCAG GTACCAGGTGCGATCCCCCACCTTCTTCCAGAAGTGCAGAGATCAGTACTGGTACATCAGCCAGCTGGAGACCGCCCAGAGTGGATACATCCAGCAGATCAATAACCTTAAAGAG AGGCTTGCCATCGAACTGTTTCGCCATCGATCCTCACGCAGCTCCTCCCCTCACGACCTGAGGCTAGCATCGGCCTCTGAAAGGGATCCCCGTGCGGCCAAGAGTGACGGTGACATTCAGACCACGCTGAGCAAAGCCAAAAAGGGAAGCGAAGACGACGAGAGAACCCAGCACGATGACTCAAAC GAGCTATCCGATGGCGACCTGGAGGTGGAATGCCTCACAGAGGAGGAGGTGAACCCGCTGGACTGCAGCAGCACCTCAGGGAGCTCCACGGCCACCAGCAACACTGAGGAGAACGACATCGATGAAGAAACCAT GTCAGGCGAGAATGATGTGGACTTTATTGGAAACCTCGACACAGAGGAAGGAGAACTTCCTGATGACCTGGATGGAGCCTCTG GTGCTTCCAGCTCCTCTCTGCGTTCGTCTCATCGCAGCCGCGGCGCCAGTGGAGGGGGCGGAGCTATTGCCAGTGGCGTTAGCGGGTCAAGCAGCCTACTGGACATGGACCCGTCCATCCTGATGCAGCTGCTGGACATGAAGGAGCACAACAATGTGGAGTCTCTGTGGGGGCTTCAGCCTCGCCAGCCTGTTATTCTCCACCACAGTCAAG CCGGCATGTCCTCCAGGAAGGAGCGGGAGCGACGCCCTCAGGTAGTGCGCCGATCGGCCCCTGACTCAGAGGTCCTCGTCCGCCTTAAAGCTCAGATGGCTGAGGTCCGCAGCAAGATGTCGGACGTCAATAGCCGGGTGCTGGAGGCTCGCGCATCTGCTGAGCCTCGGCCGGGTCCGTCCGGAGTCTTCAGTGCCGAGGAGGTGCCGTCGCACCACGTCGACCCGGAGACCGCTCGCAAACATGCTGAGCTGGCACAACTGGTCAGAGCGGTCCGATCCAGGCCTGGCCGGCCAG TCAGGAAATCCTTGTCGGTGCTTCTGGAAGGCAGCAGTGCTACGGTCGGGAAGCACCCCAGTCCAGAGGAGACGGAGAAGGACGTGAGAGGAGCAGAAACAACTGCCGACGTCAGCATGCATACCAAAGATGCTGCAGACG AAGGAGTGAAGGGACCAGACGGGGACCAGGTGTCAGTCAGCGACCAGGTGTGTTCGTCCAACACCTGCAGGACAAGAGAGGACGTGTACTCCTTGGTCACGTCTGCCTTCTTGGCCGAGAGCAAGAAGTGCGCCACAAGAACTCTGGG GTTGGATTGTGAATCGGAAAGTTCAGGAACCTCCCATCAGTCCTGGCTGGATGGACTTTTGTCCTCACAGCCGATGTCTGGCGATGAAGGACATTTCTCCTCAG ACCCGCCGCCCTCCGTCCTGGTGGTGGCGACCACGAGCAGCGAGAGTGAAaccgaggaggaagaggaggaggaggaagctcTGCAGGGCACCAACTCTCTACACTACAACAGCCAGACTCCGCCCTGCACAG GTGAGTCTGAAGATATGACTGACAGGTGA